The genomic interval AGGTGAGGCAGAATACGCCTTCCCTCGGGACACATCACCACTCCGGCTCTGACTACCTCCTCCGGGGTCTTTTTGAGCAGATTCACGTTGCCGGCCCCATTGTAGACGACCTCTCCGGACGTCTGTTTCAGAAGTCCCGATATGGCCCTAATGGTGCTGCTTTTACCAGCTCCGTTGGCCCCTATGAGGGTTACTATCTTGCCCTCCGGGACGTGTATGGAGACGTCCTTGACAGCGTGGATCCCTCCGTAATGGACGTTGAGATTCTTTATCTTAAGCATCGGCGAGGTACTCCTCTCCAAGATAGGCCTCTATGACCTTCGGGTTACCCTGGATCTCCGCCGGGTTGCCTTCGGCTATGAGCTTGCCGTAGTCCAAAACCCAGATATGCTCGCAGACTCCCATGACCACCTTCATATCGTGCTCTATCAGAAGTATGGTAAGGTCAAACTCATCCCTAAGCCTCCTTACGAAGTTCATCAGCACCTGGGACTCTTCGGGATTCATCCCCGCAGCTGGCTCGTCGAGGAGCAGAAAACTGGGTTTCGTCGCAAGAGCTCTGGCGATCTCCAGCCGTCTCTGTTGACCGTAGGGTAAAGAGTCGGACCTCTCGTCGGCCACCTTATGTAGGTCGACCCTCTCGAGAAGCTCCATCGACTTATCCCTTATCTGACGCTCCTCCCTGTTGAAGGAGGGTAAATTGAGAGGAGCCTGCCACCAACGGCTCTTCTGTCTCAGATGGGCCCCTATCATCACATTCTGAAGGACCGTCTCGTTCTTGAAAAGCCTTATGTTCTGAAACGTCCTGGCTATTCCCAGGCGACAGACCTCGTGGGGACGGGTTCCGGTGATATCCTCTCCGTTGAAAAGGACGCTGCCCTCGGTAGGCCTGTAGTAACCGGTGATCATGTTGAAGGAGGTGGTCTTACCGGCTCCGTTGGGACCTATTAACCCGACTATGCGATTCTTCTGGATCGCCATGCTGAAATCGCTGACCGCCGTTACCCCTCCGAACCTCATGGTAAGGTTTTTGGCATCAAGCACTATCTCGCGATCACTCATGGTCTTTGCCTCCTTTCCCGAGGCCGAAAAGCCCGTCCCAGCTGAGTTCTTTGGTACCCATGACCCCTTCCGGTCTGTAGAGAATTATCATTATAAGGGACAGGGCGAATATGACCATTCTCATCCCGGGAACGCCGGGGATCTCGAAGCTGCCTAGGGTTATAGGGTTCTCGACGAACCGGAGCCACTCGAGCAGAACCGTAACGACAACCGCTCCTATGACGCTGCCGGAGAGAGAGCCCAGTCCACCTGCGACCACGACCA from Dethiosulfovibrio russensis carries:
- a CDS encoding ABC transporter ATP-binding protein yields the protein MSDREIVLDAKNLTMRFGGVTAVSDFSMAIQKNRIVGLIGPNGAGKTTSFNMITGYYRPTEGSVLFNGEDITGTRPHEVCRLGIARTFQNIRLFKNETVLQNVMIGAHLRQKSRWWQAPLNLPSFNREERQIRDKSMELLERVDLHKVADERSDSLPYGQQRRLEIARALATKPSFLLLDEPAAGMNPEESQVLMNFVRRLRDEFDLTILLIEHDMKVVMGVCEHIWVLDYGKLIAEGNPAEIQGNPKVIEAYLGEEYLADA